The genomic region AGACGATGCGAACGGTTCCCTTCGGTGTGAAAAACGCTCTAGCTTTTAGCGGTACAGGGTAATTTGAATACCAGTTCCCGCAGTTCTTTAAGCGGAGCGCCGCTGCCTGAATACTTCGTCCGCACGATGACGGTGGTTTTGCCTTCGGGAAGCGCTTGAGGTACGCGCGCGATGATTTGGCCGGGCTTGTTGACCGAAAGGCGACGAGTGGTTTTGTGCTCCGTGCCGTCGGCGGCTTTGAAGAATACACCCTGAGCGGCGTCCTTTTCGTTCACTTTGAGCTTGTCGCCTTCTATTATGATGTCATCTCCTATGGTGAGCGTGCCGTCGTTTAAGCCGGTGGCCGTGTCAGTGATCGCCGTAATGCGGGCGGAACTGTCTTTTGCTCCCATAACCTTTACGCTTATTGCGTCGAGCGCCGTGCGAAGGTCGACGGTCGGGATAAGGTCAACCGTGCGCTTGTGGATTTTCTCGTCGTAGGCGGCGTTCTCCGTTGCCCACACGCCCGACACGCGCGGGCTTATCTGCACAAGGCCGTCCATAAAACTTGAGCCTGCTTGAATCAGGTCTTTAACCGCTTTGTCGCGCAAACTGAGGATGCTCAAGATGGTTTCTTTTCGGAACTCGCTTCGTTCCTTGGTGATAATGTCCGCAATGTCTTCGTTGCGCTGCGTTCCCGTGTGCGCGTGAACGTCGGCGATACAGTCGCGGTCATTGTCCTTTGTGAGCGTGTTGGGACGCAAATAAACTTCCCACACGAATTTCTTTTTAGCCATAGCTTCCTCCTTTTAAGGGGAGGGTTCCCCTTAGACCCCTCTGTTTTCTTAGGGAAGGGAAGACACCCTATAAAAAGCATACGTCCGTGTATGCTTTTTATCCCGAGTTTTCTGTCGAAAACTCGACATACTTTTATTTCCGCGACGTTTGCCGCAGGCAAACTCGGGTTGAAACCTGTACGTTTCGTACAGGTTTCATACGACATCCTGTCCGGTTTCTTCCTTCCCCTAAAACCCAACCTATCTTCCAAATAACGCTTAAGGGCTACTGCCCTTAAGAATCCCGACTTACGGCGTTATTGCCACAATCGTGCCGAAGCCTGACCAGCCTTCTGCGGTTCGGTAGCGGCCTTCGGTGCCGGCGGGCACTTTAAGCGTTGCGGATGCGATGGGCGTGTTCTTAAACACATCATCGCCTGCCGTAATAGCCGGCGGAGTTGCCGCTCTGCACGTTACCGTTGTTAGGGCAGGATTATACGAAAGGGATAAATACCGCATTGACTT from Treponema parvum harbors:
- a CDS encoding DUF4469 domain-containing protein, with the translated sequence MAKKKFVWEVYLRPNTLTKDNDRDCIADVHAHTGTQRNEDIADIITKERSEFRKETILSILSLRDKAVKDLIQAGSSFMDGLVQISPRVSGVWATENAAYDEKIHKRTVDLIPTVDLRTALDAISVKVMGAKDSSARITAITDTATGLNDGTLTIGDDIIIEGDKLKVNEKDAAQGVFFKAADGTEHKTTRRLSVNKPGQIIARVPQALPEGKTTVIVRTKYSGSGAPLKELRELVFKLPCTAKS